Within Conger conger chromosome 3, fConCon1.1, whole genome shotgun sequence, the genomic segment GGATGGACAGCAGTGTGCGGGCAGAGGTGAAGGTGGTGTCCTTGCTGACCCGGGCCTCCTTCCTCATCTCCACGTAGGCGGCCGTGATGTAGTCTGCCAGAGCCTCGGGGACCGCGGGCTGCCGCCGCTGGCACAGGGAGATGTAGCGCCTGCCGGAGGCGCACAAAGATAAACAACCAACGCCGCTCATCTCCGCAGCGCCAGGCTGGAGCCCAGGCTTACCCAGGGATCGGCGTTCATTTTCAACACGAAACACCACGGCAAAGGAGCCCATGCTAAACCGTTGGCTCGAGGGTACGGCCGCCATTACAGCTCCCAGCGTCTCTGGTACGGTAaagcaacggcagccattttagctcCGGAACTctcgccacacacacacacacgaggtgAGGCGGAGAGGGAGATAACGTCCTCGCCGATTGAATCGGTGGTGGACAGGCTTGGGAATTTAGGCAGAACACTACTCAGCCAGGACCTGGGCGGGAGGAGGGAAGCGGTGCTGACCTCATGAGCTTCATGTGGATGGGGGTGAAGTGCGTGGGCGGCTGCCGACAGTGCTGGTGCACGTAGGTGATGTGCTGGGCCAGGCGCAGGTCGGCGTCCGGGTCGGGCCGGTCCTGGATCAGCCACAGCAGGTCGAATCGGGACAGCAGCGCGGCCGGGAGCTGGATGTTCTGCTCCAGGCTCTTGCGGGGGTTGTAGCGCCCGTAGGCGGGGTTAGCCGCCGCCAGGATGGAGCAGCGCGCGTTGAGGGACGTCATTATCCCcgcctgagggggggggggggggggggggaggagaccaTTAGCGCCAGGAACCTATACCCGTCGGTTTACACGCCCGGAAGCTTCAGCCAAGACTGAATCAAGGACATGAGCCCCGACCTATGTTCATCCGCCTGAAAAGTATGCAACAGTTCCAGCTCCGACAACACAAGTGCACTGCCTGCTTTCACACCACATCCAAACAGGGCATCACACATCACCCTCCATTTAAGACCCAAGAGAACCATATGGCACTGcaccatattacattacattaatggcgtttggcattaatgtaatgtacaacaaagtgcaaagtgcatacccatgaccagggataagtgcgctgaaagaccctagacgGAAGTACATAAAACACTTCAACCAACCAAAATGACTCCTACACCGCAATGGGCCCCTATTAAAGCCctacttaataaataaattaccaaCTTTCTCGACCAAAGCTAACACTACTAGGGAATTGGGtgggagccacttcatattgggactgaaagggttaggAGAATCTTGAGCAGACGGTAAATAGTGTAACGCACGTATACAGCCAGCGGGAGGGAGCGGCTGAACCCGAGCCCACCTTAGCGATGGAGATGGTCTGCTGCTCCATGACCTCGTGAATGGCCGTGCGGTCGGCGTCGGCCATCTTGTCGAACTCGTCGATGCAGCACACGCCCTGGTCGGCCAGCACCAGGGCGCCGCCCTCCAGGGTCATCTCCCCCGTCAGCGGGTCCCGCATCACAGCCGCCGTCAGCCCCACGCCGGAGGAGCCGCGGCCCGTCGTGTACTGacctggggggggagaggggggggccgTTCAGAGGGGGGGCCGTTCAGAGGGGGGGCCGCTCAGAGGGGGGGCCGCTCAGAGGGGGGGCCGCTCAGAGGGGGGGCCGCTCAGAGGGGGGGCCGCTCAGAGGGGGGCCGTTCACCGCACCGCACAGCCTGACTGAGGGAAGACTCAAACCACCATTCACACGCAGGCAACTCTACAGCCCCATGTCATCTCACTACCGCCGATTTGGGGCTTTGTCGTCAGGTGAGCGTTTGAGACCAGCGGCCTGTATCACAAGGCAGGATTACCCAAGACAGCTGGCCGGATAAGCGCACTTAGAAAAAAGAAACctagaaaaatgcatttttactgCAGTCCATGTTCCGGGTTTCCGGTTAGCCAGgtaactccataatcctgcttcatgataaaGACATGATACAGGAGTACAACAGTGCAGCCACTTCACTCTGGTCTGAGATCAGGAGGAGGGGatgggaggatgaggaggatgaggTTGTTACTCACTGCGAGGAGCCAGGCGGTCGATGTAAGAGAGAAGCTGGGATTTGGCCACGCCAGGGTCACCCATCAGACAGATGTTAATGTTCCctgtgaggggagagggggggggattaCACCATCACAAATATTCTCCACCAAATCAAGTTGAAAAGTTCAGTCACTTTTAAACATTTGTTGGCAACTGAACAGAACCTCTATATCGCCGCCACCATAGCCCCCATCTAGAAATGTACCCCTCCAACACCAAATTCACCGCAGCTCCCATAACCCCAACGTTTACCCTAAACTCAGCACACCCGTCCATACCCTCGGCACTCACCCCTGATCTTCATGCCCCGGGGAACCTGCCTCACCCCGCCcaccagcagcaggagcagggcctTCTTCACGTCCTCGTGGCCGAATATCTCCGGGGCGATGGAGCCCGCCAGTTTCTCATAGAAGTCCTCCTCTGGAGAGGAAAGAGGCACATAACCCACCGTCACTGAGCGCCTTCACTCATCCTTTCAACGCTGTGTTCCGATTGGCCGCCCTCGTGGGCACCCCCCCCACCGTACCCGTGATCTGGCGCAGCTCTTCCTCGTTCAGCTCCTGCACGCCCAGCTCGTCATCCTCGGTCTTGTTCATGAGGGTTATGGAGTGGGCCTCCAGGTACGTCTCTGACAGCAGGCCCTGAGGGAGGACCAGGGAGAatgggtctcacacacacacacacgcacctttTTCTGATGATAAATTCAGGAATATATGCAACCCCAACACCACATCCAGACACACCACTTCTATTCCTGACTAATGTTGCCTATATACAACAGCCTCCCATGCCTTATTGCTTTCTACAGTTTTACAGTGGTTGTGAAGTTCGACATGCAGAAGCCTCTAGTCACTTAACTCAGCCTCTTGCTGGTTAAGTATATAGCGACTTGTgcaattattaggtaactacttgGATTTCAGAGGCGAGTACTATAACACGAAGTAAAGTAGTACCCTATACTAGTAcgatgtaaatacattttacagcacattacatAGTACTTACCTGAAAACAAAATAGTTCTAATAATATGTTCCTGGTCTCATACTAGGTCATTATAACGggctggaaaataaaatatgaaaataaatgagacCAGCGTAATAAAATGGGCGGGGCACTCACCTGCACAGCCTGTTTGAATCCGGTGCGCAGGAGGGGCAGGAACACGCCCGATATGCCCACGTGGTCGCCAGGTTGGGCCAGGCGCGTGTTCTCCCCCCGGGCGAATATGGTCATGCTGCGAGGGATGTTACCCACGGGCACCTGGTCGCTCTGAGACCGGAGCGGAGAGGGGAAAGGGTTAGCATGTCATGGCCCCGAGAATGGGGCTTCAACACGGACCACTGCAAAAACACCAGCATAACAAGTAGCAGCTCATCATCAGCCTTTACTGGAAGCAGAAACaagcacacagaaatgcatacGCTGAGAAGCACAACCACATACGCGTTCTTACATGTTCCTGGATGCGCAGCTCCTGGAACTTGATGAACTTTGACCCCCGGGTCTGCAGGTAGAGCCTGCCCCCGGACTTGTTGGTGACGCACTCCTGACTGGGGCACATGATGAGGGGCATGAAGGAGGGAGACTGGatctggaggagagaaagacCACGgggggagggtgaacacacaggCACGGCAACAGGACTGCAATGTTAACCCACTGGCAGTCTTGAGCTCCCCCCCTTTACTGACAGGTTGGTATGTCTCAGCTCCCCTGTGAGCCTGcccaccccacactcaccgGTTGGTACATCAGACGACCCCCTAGCTCCCCCCGCTCACTCACCGGTTGGCACATCCCAGACCACCCCCAAGCTCCCTCGCTCAACTCACCGGTTGGTATGTCCCAGACCACCCCCGAGCTCCCCCCGCTCACTCACCGGTTGGTATGTCCCAGACGACCCCCGAGCTCCCCCCGCTCTCTCACCGGTTGGTATGTCCCAGACCTCCCCCGGGCTCCCCCCGCTCTCACCGGTTGGTATGCCCCAGACCACCCCCGAgctccccc encodes:
- the mcm7 gene encoding DNA replication licensing factor MCM7, with translation MPPKDYLAEKEKCKKFLQEFYSEDDSGKKAFKYGAQLVSLAHREQVALVVDLDDMAEEDPELVESVCENAKRYTGLFADAVHELLPEYRERESVAKDSLDVYIEHRLMMEQRGRDPTDTRDARNQYPAELMRRFEVYFRPPSTSKPLVVRDVRADSIGHLVTVRGIVTRATEVKPMMAVATYTCDQCGAETYQPIQSPSFMPLIMCPSQECVTNKSGGRLYLQTRGSKFIKFQELRIQEHSDQVPVGNIPRSMTIFARGENTRLAQPGDHVGISGVFLPLLRTGFKQAVQGLLSETYLEAHSITLMNKTEDDELGVQELNEEELRQITEEDFYEKLAGSIAPEIFGHEDVKKALLLLLVGGVRQVPRGMKIRGNINICLMGDPGVAKSQLLSYIDRLAPRSQYTTGRGSSGVGLTAAVMRDPLTGEMTLEGGALVLADQGVCCIDEFDKMADADRTAIHEVMEQQTISIAKAGIMTSLNARCSILAAANPAYGRYNPRKSLEQNIQLPAALLSRFDLLWLIQDRPDPDADLRLAQHITYVHQHCRQPPTHFTPIHMKLMRRYISLCQRRQPAVPEALADYITAAYVEMRKEARVSKDTTFTSARTLLSILRLSTALARLRLVDMVEKEDVNEAMRLMEMSKDSLQTDKSTATRAQRPADVIFSLLRELASEGGKGRGGVGGVVRMADAEQRCVSRGFTPAQFQAALDEYEELNVWQVNQARTKVTFV